The following is a genomic window from Benincasa hispida cultivar B227 chromosome 7, ASM972705v1, whole genome shotgun sequence.
atttattatttataattttataaaaaaagtaatataaaaaattaggttaaaatatcatttcattccacttgattcaattttagttcaCACATGTtcaattgttcaattttagtctatgtactttcaaataaatattaaatttagtctcttaaagttaatttttattgaaattgattaaataataataatgtgtatatattttttaaaatttacagtaaaaatactaataaataaaaaaaacaaaaatcaacaaTAGACTAGCAATGAGACTAAATTTAAGGTTTGTTGGAAGTTAAAAAGTACAATGAGGCTAGTGTTAGTATAGAGaacaaattgttacaaattttgaCTAAAACCACATTTACACCGATTGAAAAGTAGTCCATCAATGCTTGCTTTTTGTTATCGTAATGAGATGTGGAGCCCGCCTTGAAATTTATAATCAAATCGTGTAATCGGAGCAAGGAATAAAAGACGTTTAATCTGATTATGATTGAAAATTATGTAGGATCTACTACCTTTACAATTACCATTACAAAGTTACTGTAATAGTTGATTAGTTTCGTTGTTGTTTACATGCTATTATCGTAATGAGATGTGGAATCCACTTTGAAATTGATAATCAAATCGTGCAATCTGAGCGAGGAATAAAAGATTTCAATTTGATCATGTTGAAAATTACGTGGGACCTACTACCCTTATTGTTACtgtaataatatgaaaattataaatttaccacatttattgttatatttccGTTACAGTAAAGGTCAAACAATAATGGTAATAATAAAATAGAacagattcataattttaagtaaacgCAATCAAAAAGTAATTTAATTGTATTTGCGATTGACTTATTACATTcattcatcaataaaatttcaattcgaCTACACCAATTTTCATCGTAATTTGATACATGGCCTAGATGACTACCGACTGAAGAGTTCaagaattaaattattactCCTTAACGGTTGAGGGATCAAAGTGTTCTTTGACCAATTTTATAATTCCACTTTTAGAGATAAATTACATGGCCGAATCCCATCCCTTTTCCTCGTCCTTATTCTTCAAAACCACTGGTTTGACGTGGAAAAGGAAAGTTCTGTCTTGTTCGAGACATATTTACACAGCAGATTACACAGGCAGTAATCTGTAACATACGTGGGTTAAATATGTTGTCCAAAGAAACACACATCATCTTTCATACAATACAAGATCATGAAGACTTGCAACTTCATGGGTTTTACTTGAAATGTGCCTTCTCCAAGCTCCTGGCTTTGTCTCTGGCAATGGCAGCTTCCTCCGGCCTTCCAATTTTGCCGAACCCTCTCTCCTGCAGGAATTGAAATGAACCATATGTTCATTGAAAAACTTGTAATTGTGATCGATAACAGCAGAACATGAGAGAAGCATTTGTACCAGAAGGCGCCACAGATATGgaactttttctcttttcttgatCTGTTTCTCAATTACTTCGATCGCTATATTATGCAACTGTAGAAGTCATGTTTTGAAGAACCCTATATTTGGAGAAGGAAAATGAAAAGTGAACTTTCTTACCCTTTGCAGCGTGTCCTGTGTTCATCAAAATATCATACCAGACTTCATTAAATACGTCAAGTTGTTCGTTTGATGCACCAATCATCTAGAACATAGCCAGAAGATTATATCTTGGTCATGACCAGGGTGACTATTAAAGTAAATAGGGATGAAGAATTTATATAGCAGTGTTTGATATTGATACCTTGTAGTCATTTGCATCAAAATCCAGACCAAGCAAGTCTAATGCACATTCGTAATCTCCTCTCCCGTACTTGTAGAGAGCTTCTGCAAGCTGGGAATACACAAATAAGGccacaaaattgaaaaggaaaaataaatttgtctTGAGGTCCTGTTCACTAAAGCAGTTGACAAGATGGATTCAACAGATTTGTGCCGGCATAACAtagttgaaaattgaaaatgatcATATCAACATGCTAAATTTGGCAAGGAAATTTTtgctaaaaagaagaaaacattttCGAACTTCTGAAGGTCAAATCCCTACTATAATGGAATAACAAGTTGAGCTTGCAACGTGAACCCAAACTGAAGGAAGGTTAGCTCTATCTAAAGTAGTTACAATAATAGGAAAGGAGCAAAAGGTGTCACAATCATACGTTACAAACAAAGAACACAACAGGTGTTATAAATAGACAGCTTAAAGAGTACAGGAGactagaaaaagaaaacaaaccaGCATTCCTCTTTGCATCTTTTCTCGTCTCTTTGGTGTCATTTTCAACAATCTACGCAAAAACAACAGATAATATTGAGCCATAAAGCCACACACATGTAAATAACTAACTAATAAGAGAATGCTGCATGACCGGGACTTCAAGCTCCCAAGTAACTCTTCTGCTGCAAAAATCTGTCCAGCCTTAGCCAAAGCCCATGACGTCAGTACGTCAAAGTGCCACTCTAGATGCCAGTTAGCCTGGAAATAGTGGTTAACTCTTGGTTATTCAAGAATACCTCAGGTGAGATGAATATTTCAATTTCACTTATGAGATCTAATAAGATAATCTGGAAAAGAATGAGAATCAATCAGCTAGTTGATTGAATCCAAGCCTTGGATTTCTACAATCAACCATGCTACTCTAAACTTGACAACATAGACAAGCTTTTTAGTAGAGTAAGGAGGAATGAAAAAGGCTTTTCATTATCATGCATAAATCCTGTAAACAAGTTTCATAAAAGTATAGTATAGAATACCAAGCATGTAAAACTTATGTCATTTGGCATAAGTTTTACATGCTTATAATTCCCTTTTGTAATACCATCTCTCATCAATGAAACTTTTGTATCCCATCAAAGGGGGAAAAagcaaaaaacaataaacttgtGCCGTTTAGCAGGAGGAAGTATGCAAGCAGAATTCCAGATGTATATAAGGATATCGTTCATCTCTCTGCTAACAATGAAAGATTGAGTAggaaaaaacatatatattttagaCCAATAGCTAGAGAATTCTGGCCAAAGTGAGCAGCTCAACAAGCAAACATATGTGATAGCGACCAAGAGCGCTGTGGTTCAAATCCTCTTACCcctattgtacttaaaaaagaaaagtcaGAGAACCCTATTGTGGTGTTTATTTTTCACACCATCATTATTATTAGTGTTTCGTAGCTTGGTTGGTTGTGTGGACGGGAGGGGAGGATTGCAACTCACTTTATCAGTTAAAACTTTGGCCAAGATCTTCAGACGACCCTCACATGGATCATATTCACCACGCACAAACAACCGCAACATCAAACCAAGGGCATTCAAGTATACCTGAAATGACTGAAATTTAAGACCTGAAACTATAGAATAATCAACTGCATACAcagtaatattaaaactaagagTACATCTGGTCCCATAGCATCGGGTTTTTCCAACTCCTTCCATATATAGTTGTCATATATTTCAAGGATTCTACTCAACCGAGAATTGGCTTCCAGGTAACACAGAGCCACATGCCACCAATTATGTGTCACCctgaaaattgatattttccaaACGTATAATATATCAAACAGACAAATCCATTTGATAAAGACTCCAATTCACAAAGCTTAATGTACATACATGAAGGATAAACAGTCACTCCATGAAGGCGAGCATGCTTCCATAAACTCAACCGCTTCTTTAAAATGACACCGATATTGAAGAACATGGCATAACTGcaaagattcaaatattaaaatactaacCAGGATGTATTACTCAAGGACACAGAtgtacaacctatagaacagATCCTGTTCAAGTAAGGTCATAATGCTAACCAGGATGTAAATCGAAACATTGTTAACTAATGTTgttttcttacatttttttcatcaaataaAGAAGATTATGTGGCTTTCGAATGACACTCACCGCATGCTGTGCCCAACCATCTTTCTTGTTGATATCAAGTCCTCTTCTTGCAGCCTTTTCAGCTTCTTCCATGTAGCCAAGTTCCAACAAAGAAAAAGCAAGCATGCCATAAATGAAACCTTCTTCTTGATTTTGGGGTAAAACCTGTAAAATTCATCTGTTGCTAAGCCTCAATATATAAAGAGAGGATGGAAATTTTTCAAGGCTTAGAATTTTATCCAGTCTTCATCTATTCAATAAGTGAATATTTGAAAGAAGCTATCATTCAAATTCATGCATTCATCACTTTGTAAACTGATCGAGTCTGAGCATTTCATTTTGTTGGGCAGCTTTTTATGCCCTTTTGTATTCTTCATTTTATCTCAAGCAGGTTTacaattttctctttaaaaaaaaaacacttataAACTGATAGGTAGGAGAAGTACATTCTTAGGTAGAAAAGGCACCTGTTGAACCAAAGCTAAAGATAGATCAGCATTTCCCATGTAAAAGCATAGCAGTTGAGCCCTTTTCAAAGACAATAGATCCTTTGGGAACTTTTTAAGCAGCTGCGGAATCAAATAGGgggaaaaaaatcaagaaataagACTGTACCTCTGAGGATAGCTCTTAATAGAAAGTTGGCAATTGAATTTCCATGTGAACTGTATCACCACTGTAACTACAAACTATCCGAATTTTTAACATCATTACTATTTAAACGCAATATGTTCACCTTATTCTTGTTTAAAAGGAAAGCCGAATTGGTTTTCGACAGACGAGTTCTCAAGACAGAAAAAGAGACAGAGCAAGTCCACGGGTTCAAAAAAGTTCAAAAGATCAGTCTTCAAATACCTCACTATGCAGCTCAACGGCAACATTATCGTCTCTGTTATTGGACATTAAACAACTGATAGCATCGAAAACGGCTTTCTCATATGGGGTCGCACGATCCTTATCAAAACAATACAAGCAATTTGTCAACAAAAATCACCAAAATGAACatcttcaaataaaataaaaataaaaactaaccaGACCGGCCTTGGCTGCTTGGAGATGATGATGAACTCGCGAAGGATCTGAGGATGAAAGAAAATGAACAGCCAAAACATTTGCAAGCACACAGTCTTTGTCATGGACAGTAGCGTCCAGAATCACAGACCTCTTCCTCCCGTAACTAAGCACCTTCACTCAATCACAGTACACGAATTACAAAAACCCCGAAAACCCCATTTCAGATTATCGAAAATTAAAGAACCCCAAATGGTGGAAaatcaaggaagaagaagaagaagaacctgATCATAGAACGCATTAATGGCGGAGATGCAAGCGTCGGATGATGTTCTAATTTGATAACCCCATTTGGTCAATTTCACTCCGCCTTCCATGGTTCCCGGCGCAGAAGATTAATCCCCAAATCCCCTGCAATTTAAAGGAAAACCGACAGAATTTGTCAGAAGAGGCGGATAGAAGCGGATTCTAGTTTAAGTCGATATCCATTGTTACTTACGACGTGGGTCTGATTGAGATTGAAGCCGAAAGCCAACGAAAATGGAAGAAGCCAATGTCGGTCCAAATcgcatatttatatattatgaagGAAAAGAGTGTGCGACAATGACAAGGATTATCGTTTTCGAGCAGTTCTTTTCCATAAAATAGCATTCGATAATTGCTTGCTTTCAGATTTACTGAGAGAGAGCGACTTGGGCTTTTGTAGAAGCCAAATCTCTGGCGGCGACATCACCGCATTTTTCTAAACAACTCAATTTTGGCTGCTTAACTGTTTCTTCAAAACTGTTTTCAGCAAACTTACAACAATTTAGTCCattttaacataaatttaaaattagaaaattgtgtTACATGGCCAAAACACGAGTGCCGTTTTGAAATAAggccattttattttttaattttttgaaatatggTTACTATATTTGGCGAGGGACCCACCATTCATAATGCTCTTCCATATTTACCTTTACAAATACTTTTCTTAATTCAGGAAGGATTTATGTTGTtacacatttttcttaatgCTCTTCCATATTCACTGTCCACGGCCATTTTTTCTTAATGATTTTTCTTGTTAGTACAATGTTTAAACTTTTAGCTAAATTCAATAAGAATTATAATAAGTATAATAATTTGCGAGtcttaattttttcatttttattttttaaaattaagtctataaacattattttcattttcgttgttatctattttttatcaatagtttaaaaactaagtcaaaatttaaaaactaaaaaagtagcttttagaatttgtttttgagatttagttgagaattcaACTATTCTACttaagaaatatataaattattgtaagaaatagaaagaaaatatgcttaatttttttaaaaaaaaaaacaaaaatgacatGATTATTAAATGAGACCTAAATGGTTCCAAACCTAACCTAAAATTTTAAGGGATTTTAGTAAGGATAAACGGTTTgaaatcaaatgaaatttagCTTGTTGTTAACGTAACAAGCGTACTATGAAATTATCTATTCAACCCACGAACATGCTTGATAGTCTTAAGAGTGAATGCGGATCtcgtttcttaaaaaaaaaatcttatcaaatctacaatttctttttttgattTTTTCCTTCGTTCTACATGTAAcaccttttattttttctctttgttctataattctattttttttttcagttctGCAACATTTTTTCCTTGAAATTCTTCCTCTGCTTTCTTGGTCTAACTCTTCTTGATCTTATTTCAATTCACGTTCCATTTTCTATGTTTgatgagagaaagaaaataagtttaattttcaaaaaaaaaaattatcaaacaaCACCTTATAAATtacaattaaacaaaataagaaataaaaaatcaaaatagaaattgagatagtatatagactaaaatgcatcaaaataaaaacaataataataataaataaagggatcaaagtaattttaaagaaaaggacaaaggaaaaaaaaaaagaggtgaatgtaataaacaaacaaaagagagaaaaatcacGTGAAAAAATAGCACTCTATTTGGAAGAAGAGCAAGTTGCCAATTGAACaccaaacaaaaaacaaaaaggttTGTCGTTTGTGAGGAGTTCCTTTGCTCATCGCTTGCTTTCCGATTTCTGAGAGACGGCCACTGGAGTTTTGTAGAAGCCAAATCTATGGCGGCGGCGGCGGCATCACCTCATCCACACATTTTTCTAAGCAATTCAATCTGCCTCATTAAAGTTAAAAGATTTAATACTGTTTATTAGTGTGCCCATTAAGCTAAGCCCACAACTACTGTTTCTTAAAAACTGTTTTAAGCAAATATTAAatgcttcttctttttccttttttccttttttttattatgtatcTTAAGATTTTCAGATAATAGTAATACAaaggtttaaatattattcaagTCTCTGTAATGATTTGATTTGAGAGGAGGAAAGCATAATAGCTAGATGCCCCTAATCAACATGATGGTTAAGTACACCTAATCATTACAAATGCTCGCTTTAATTGTATACATGTTTTGTATTCATTATATCACGTACTTTATTTAAACAAACCAAACAAATATcaggaaggagaaaagaaaacgGGATGTAAGAGAAATGCAGAAAGAGAGAAAATCACACACACAAGTGCAAATGAACACCAAACAAAAAAGGATGCACCAGCCGGGAATCGAACCCGGGTCTGTACCGTGGCAGGGTACTATTCTACCACTAGACCACTGGTGCTTCATATTTCTTTATTCTAAATGTTTTTTATTGAcatataatattttcaaatgtacCCCCTAAATTCCTAAAATGTGACttcttttttggattttgatccttcaatttctaaaaataaatttaaaaggtcCCAAAAGTAacttattttaactttttttttttttttttttaattctgttaacttattttaactttttaaattcaaaatgtcatataaaATTTGTGGactaaaagaaatttgaaaattaaaaaaaaaaaaacttgagagGTATGTTTGGAGGCAACAAGCAGcaaaataaatttgtttttcaatactTCCATGTAAAATCATAAATGGCACTGTTCTAACAGTTGTTAAACTcaagatttaaagaaaaataatacagaaaactaaagaaaatcttGTCGAAGCTTTAGATCTAAAAAGAGACAGACCACTAAATTTGTAGTTAAGCTGAACTATGAATCTTTTGACAAATTtgtttatatgaaaaaaaagatCGGAATGAACTCAATTAAATGTTGGTGCCTTCATCTTGGTAATACTCTCTGCTCTATAATGTGTGTAATCTCTAAAATTAATCTTGAAAGTATTTGATTTGATAAGAAATTTTTACAGAGTGAACTTGAAAGTTGAGCAACAGCATTGAGATAATCTCACCTGATAAACCCATTTATAGAATAAATGGGATAAATGGGATAAATGGGATAACATAAGCTGGAAGTAAAAAGAAAGGGTAAAAAATGAATGAATTTATAAGGTAAAAGAACCTTCCTGATTAAATTTAACCAACTTATaagttataatataatatttacagAATTGGACTAAGGCTGCAAAACTTGTttgttcttcttcatcttctgtGCTCCTTTGTTCTGAAATCTCCAACTAGCAATCTGAAATTGGGTAAATATCATCTCATGTTGCAGCACTGAGGCTTTCTTTGTTGCATCAACTTTTCCCACAAGCACGTCATTTGTCTAGGGGATTGGTAATGTGCAGTTAAATAATCTTCAATGCAACCAAATTGGCAAAACCTTAGACTGTGAAGAAATTTCACTGGTCTTGAACTGTTGAACTGCTCCACCCACATTCCCATGCTCACATCTTCCATCTTGAATAACTGTGTGTGTTATTGTGCATTTAATGACACTATTATTAGCTCATCTCATCAAAAcattatctttatttttcttacttGGGGAAGGGGAGAAGAAAGAGAACTGTTTCAAACCTACCCTTAATTTGTGCTTCTCAAATTCAGATACAATATACTCTGCAATGTCGGATGATAAAATGTAACCCGGTCCATTTGCGTAAGCTGGGTAATCTTCTTCTGGCCATTCCTGGAATAGATTGAAATAATAAGTAAATGCCAATGAACCAATATAATGcttcaaaatcaaaaccaacGGCATCTGGGTAAGATGGTAATGTATAATGCTCCCCCCTAAAAATGGAACATCCATTTGTGGAATGATGGGAATGCAAGGCAATGCACCTAATGAAAAAAATGTGATAAGGAAAACTTGATCAATAATCATCACAGAAAGATTGGTATAGACTAAAGATCCATTCTGCAAGCAATTATATATGTTGTTCAGGATGAAAAGCCCGTCATACCATGTATCTAAAACAAATGCACACAGGAACACATTATGAAACACAGAGAAAAAGGATAACGTAAACAAAGCCACAAGACATTTACTATGGTCGCCAAGAAGGATTAAGTTGcttaatcacaatatcaaacACAACCACATGCACAACTGTCATCATATTTGAATCATCATGCTAATAAGGACGCAGACTGCAAAATGATATCACCCCGTAGGTATTCTTACAGTCATACCTCGTACGTCACTGCCCATTTCCCATGGCGAAGAGGTTTATGGTGATAGTTCATATTTCCAACATAAAGGCTCCTGCCAGCTTGGACCTTGTGAGCTTCATTCATCACTGCATCCACCCTGACAAATGTATCATCATCACACTTCATGATATATTTTGCAGCCACCGTGCGAACCTGCAAGATCAACATGGAATGATATTTCCAACAACAAAATGTGCAATTCACAAGGTTTGTATCTTTTTTTCACAACTCACCCCATATTCACAGATTGCAATTGTCTTCAGTACAACAAGGTCATAGTTATCCATGTAAGGAACGATGACAATATCCCCAAAGTACTCTGCTTCTTTCTTTAACTCAATATTTACTTCCTTTCTTCCATGCTATCAGAATATACATAGGATCAAGTTATTATCAGTACCATGATATAAATGATGAAATATAGCTGAGTAGCACACCATCCCTTACCATTGCCACAAAAAACCTAGCAACGACTAGTGAAGATCTGATCAACTTATGTTGCATCCAAGACTTCCTAACTGCCATTCGCTCTGCAAAATGATTGCCAGCAGAAAGGATGCCAATGAAAAGTTCCACATTTGTTTTGGGAAGTGCAGGGGCTTTCCATTGTGTTAACATCTCAATATGCTTCTGTGGTGCAAAGCTAGGATGTGCAGTGGGTAAGGAAGCAGCAAATACAGAGTGCACGTCAATATCGCCATTTACAGACAACCCAGTGGAATCCTCCAAAACAAACCCCTGTCATCATCACCTGATTTTAAACGTCTCCACAGTGTACCAAATTACAGAGTACCaacaaaatttgaaacaaaaaatatagGAAGTGTACTTACAGTGCGATATGGAAAAGACGTGACATGCCTTCCATCAACATTTATATGGTAACCTTCCAGCCCAGCACTCACAGTTAGAACAAATAGTCTGCCCTCCACAAAAGGATATGGCCAATCGATTGACACCTTTTTTGTTCGTCCAATTAACCTGTTTAACCACCATATTACCTTTGATTCTTCAGAACGGCTGTCATCATCACGAATCCACTTCTCACATTTTACCTGCCCGTCAACTTCATTCAATCCCAATAGTAAGTTAAGTAACGTCTCACTTGGAGAAATCtttagaaaagaagaaagtGCATAGCAAAATCTACATCCTTCAAATATAAGCTTCAAAATCTTGATAACAATAAATTAGTATGACAAGTTTTCATATCACATTGCACAAAAACTTAATAAGACAATGGAGAACTTGCTAGTAAAGAATTCAGTTCATTATATCAATCATCTTGAATCTCTAAGACATAACAAAGCTAGTTCATTTCAATACAAAATTCTTATCAAAAGACaaggaaaataaagtattttcaAACACCATGAAACACGACTTACCAGTTTCTTCATCCGCCCTGGATTTCCATCCCTCACATCTCAACGCAGTGCCCCATTGCATCCTATAACAAGTGTTCTGTTCGATTACAGGCTTACCACTCCAATCTCCCTTCAACCTTGGATTAAAATGAAGTATTCTTGGTGGGTCTTCACCATCCACAGTCTTCAGCCCTTGCAACTCCATCATAAACTGCGATACCATCACTGAATCATCCCCTTCCTTCAAGATTGAAATCTTGGGATCCTGTTCCGAGTGAGCCCAACGAGGTGTTCCCACCACAGTAATATGCGACCAAAGCGTCAAACCACAGGGGAGCTCCATAATCTGACTCTGTGCCTGAAATTCGGATCC
Proteins encoded in this region:
- the LOC120081188 gene encoding tetratricopeptide repeat protein 38 isoform X2 translates to MEGGVKLTKWGYQIRTSSDACISAINAFYDQVLSYGRKRSVILDATVHDKDCVLANVLAVHFLSSSDPSRVHHHLQAAKAGLDRATPYEKAVFDAISCLMSNNRDDNVAVELHSELLKKFPKDLLSLKRAQLLCFYMGNADLSLALVQQVLPQNQEEGFIYGMLAFSLLELGYMEEAEKAARRGLDINKKDGWAQHALCHVLQYRCHFKEAVEFMEACSPSWSDCLSFMVTHNWWHVALCYLEANSRLSRILEIYDNYIWKELEKPDAMGPDVYLNALGLMLRLFVRGEYDPCEGRLKILAKVLTDKANWHLEWHFDVLTSWALAKAGQIFAAEELLGSLKSRSCSILLLVSYLHVCGFMAQYYLLFLRRLLKMTPKRREKMQRGMLLAEALYKYGRGDYECALDLLGLDFDANDYKMIGASNEQLDVFNEVWYDILMNTGHAAKVIEKQIKKREKVPYLWRLLERGFGKIGRPEEAAIARDKARSLEKAHFK
- the LOC120081188 gene encoding tetratricopeptide repeat protein 38 isoform X1; amino-acid sequence: MEGGVKLTKWGYQIRTSSDACISAINAFYDQVLSYGRKRSVILDATVHDKDCVLANVLAVHFLSSSDPSRVHHHLQAAKAGLDRATPYEKAVFDAISCLMSNNRDDNVAVELHSELLKKFPKDLLSLKRAQLLCFYMGNADLSLALVQQVLPQNQEEGFIYGMLAFSLLELGYMEEAEKAARRGLDINKKDGWAQHALCHVLQYRCHFKEAVEFMEACSPSWSDCLSFMVTHNWWHVALCYLEANSRLSRILEIYDNYIWKELEKPDAMGPDVYLNALGLMLRLFVRGEYDPCEGRLKILAKVLTDKANWHLEWHFDVLTSWALAKAGQIFAAEELLGSLKSRSCSILLLVSYLHVCGFMAQYYLLFLRRLLKMTPKRREKMQRGMLLAEALYKYGRGDYECALDLLGLDFDANDYKMIGASNEQLDVFNEVWYDILMNTGHAAKAIEVIEKQIKKREKVPYLWRLLERGFGKIGRPEEAAIARDKARSLEKAHFK
- the LOC120081188 gene encoding tetratricopeptide repeat protein 38 isoform X3; translation: MEGGVKLTKWGYQIRTSSDACISAINAFYDQVLSYGRKRSVILDATVHDKDCVLANVLAVHFLSSSDPSRVHHHLQAAKAGLDRATPYEKAVFDAISCLMSNNRDDNVAVELHSELLKKFPKDLLSLKRAQLLCFYMGNADLSLALVQQVLPQNQEEGFIYGMLAFSLLELGYMEEAEKAARRGLDINKKDGWAQHALCHVLQYRCHFKEAVEFMEACSPSWSDCLSFMVTHNWWHVALCYLEANSRLSRILEIYDNYIWKELEKPDAMGPDVYLNALGLMLRLFVRGEYDPCEGRLKILAKVLTDKANWHLEWHFDVLTSWALAKAGQIFAAEELLGSLKSRLLKMTPKRREKMQRGMLLAEALYKYGRGDYECALDLLGLDFDANDYKMIGASNEQLDVFNEVWYDILMNTGHAAKAIEVIEKQIKKREKVPYLWRLLERGFGKIGRPEEAAIARDKARSLEKAHFK
- the LOC120082138 gene encoding hydroxyproline O-galactosyltransferase GALT6-like isoform X1 — encoded protein: MKRGKFDGMVSRNRIRLLQILMGLVFLYLLFMSFEIPLVYRTGYGSVASDGTFGFTSDALPRPFLLESEQEMADKDAPRRPSDDPLRVSHGSPHRTPERRMGEFRKVSGLVFDESTFDRNASKGEFSELQKAAKQAWVVGKKLWEELESGKIELKPKMKTENQSESCPHSITLSGSEFQAQSQIMELPCGLTLWSHITVVGTPRWAHSEQDPKISILKEGDDSVMVSQFMMELQGLKTVDGEDPPRILHFNPRLKGDWSGKPVIEQNTCYRMQWGTALRCEGWKSRADEETVDGQVKCEKWIRDDDSRSEESKVIWWLNRLIGRTKKVSIDWPYPFVEGRLFVLTVSAGLEGYHINVDGRHVTSFPYRTGFVLEDSTGLSVNGDIDVHSVFAASLPTAHPSFAPQKHIEMLTQWKAPALPKTNVELFIGILSAGNHFAERMAVRKSWMQHKLIRSSLVVARFFVAMHGRKEVNIELKKEAEYFGDIVIVPYMDNYDLVVLKTIAICEYGVRTVAAKYIMKCDDDTFVRVDAVMNEAHKVQAGRSLYVGNMNYHHKPLRHGKWAVTYEEWPEEDYPAYANGPGYILSSDIAEYIVSEFEKHKLRLFKMEDVSMGMWVEQFNSSRPVKFLHSLRFCQFGCIEDYLTAHYQSPRQMTCLWEKLMQQRKPQCCNMR
- the LOC120082138 gene encoding hydroxyproline O-galactosyltransferase GALT6-like isoform X2 codes for the protein MKRGKFDGMVSRNRIRLLQILMGLVFLYLLFMSFEIPLVYRTGYGSVASDGTFGFTSDALPRPFLLESEQEMADKDAPRRPSDDPLRVSHGSPHRTPERRMGEFRKVSGLVFDESTFDRNASKGEFSELQKAAKQAWVVGKKLWEELESGKIELKPKMKTENQSESCPHSITLSGSEFQAQSQIMELPCGLTLWSHITVVGTPRWAHSEQDPKISILKEGDDSVMVSQFMMELQGLKTVDGEDPPRILHFNPRLKGDWSGKPVIEQNTCYRMQWGTALRCEGWKSRADEETVDGQVKCEKWIRDDDSRSEESKVIWWLNRLIGRTKKVSIDWPYPFVEGRLFVLTVSAGLEGYHINVDGRHVTSFPYRTGFVLEDSTGLSVNGDIDVHSVFAASLPTAHPSFAPQKHIEMLTQWKAPALPKTNVELFIGILSAGNHFAERMAVRKSWMQHKLIRSSLVVARFFVAMHGRKEVNIELKKEAEYFGDIVIVPYMDNYDLVVLKTIAICEYGVRTVAAKYIMKCDDDTFVRVDAVMNEAHKVQAGRSLYVGNMNYHHKPLRHGKWAVTYEVHCLAFPSFHKWMFHF